Proteins encoded by one window of Helicobacter kayseriensis:
- a CDS encoding tRNA 2-thiocytidine biosynthesis TtcA family protein, translating into MTYTISKKILSTVGRTNAAYNLIGEGDKVLLGLSGGKDSILLACLLERMKRHAPFEFDYIAVTVHYGIGEDFSWLEKLCAEQGINHQVYYTTIMDTIVEKRREGSSYCSFCSRMRRGALYSKALELGCNKVAIAHHLDDAAESFFMNLTYNGALRSMAPIYKAENGLYVIRPLIHVRERQTRDFVLSQNIPTTPACTCPARRPGSDKPPIAREATKQFLASLEEKNPEFFTSLKNAFSNLHANSFADPRFLDS; encoded by the coding sequence ATGACTTATACAATCAGCAAAAAAATTCTTAGCACTGTTGGAAGAACAAATGCAGCTTATAATCTTATTGGGGAGGGGGATAAGGTGCTTTTGGGGCTTAGTGGAGGAAAAGATTCGATTCTATTGGCTTGTCTTTTAGAAAGAATGAAACGCCATGCGCCATTTGAATTTGACTATATTGCAGTCACCGTGCATTATGGTATAGGAGAAGATTTTTCATGGCTTGAAAAACTTTGTGCAGAGCAAGGTATCAATCACCAAGTTTATTACACAACGATTATGGATACCATTGTTGAAAAGCGTCGAGAGGGAAGCTCTTATTGCAGTTTCTGCTCTCGCATGCGTCGCGGAGCACTTTATAGTAAGGCCTTAGAACTTGGATGCAATAAGGTTGCCATCGCTCATCATCTCGATGATGCAGCTGAAAGCTTTTTTATGAATCTAACCTACAATGGCGCTTTGCGTAGTATGGCGCCTATTTATAAGGCTGAAAATGGTCTTTATGTGATTCGCCCCCTTATTCATGTCAGAGAGCGTCAAACTCGAGATTTTGTCCTTTCTCAAAATATTCCCACCACACCAGCTTGCACTTGCCCTGCACGCCGTCCAGGATCAGACAAGCCACCTATTGCTAGAGAAGCGACAAAACAATTCTTAGCAAGCCTAGAGGAGAAAAACCCAGAATTCTTCACCTCACTCAAAAATGCCTTTAGTAACCTCCATGCCAACAGCTTTGCAGATCCAAGATTTTTAGACTCCTAA
- a CDS encoding sulfite oxidase produces the protein MKKGIHEVYAQDPQKADLDIFGREVDPVSRRGFLKKTSLLTMASIVGANIPFAQNMPGGLIPALLANSDQPFSVEGKDGLIYLNDRPVNAETPPQFLDSPFTEPKYFFIRNNGNPPELKDIDPKTWKLEISGESCQKPQSFSIEDLKKKFKTYTYALVIECGGNSRAEVVPATKGNQWQLGAVGCGRWTGVRLRDVLEYCGIKKDAQYIGFYGADKRLDGDESKEVISRGVPMKKALEDETLIAWSYEGQDIPYMNGYPLRLVIGGWPASVSGKWLKKIVVRNKVHDGVKMNGQSYRIPCKPVAPGEKVPDEDMCIMESMVVKSIITHPISGIKTPLNKQLDLRGKAWAGDRSVKEMYVSIDFGATWQKAKLKKPLNRLAWQEWSASVKFPQEGYYEVWARAVDDAGKSQPMVLPQWNPRGYLNNACHRIAVRVI, from the coding sequence ATGAAAAAAGGAATTCATGAGGTTTATGCTCAAGACCCTCAAAAGGCAGATCTAGATATTTTTGGACGAGAAGTCGATCCTGTAAGTCGTAGAGGATTTCTTAAAAAAACCTCTCTTTTGACAATGGCTTCTATAGTGGGAGCAAATATCCCTTTTGCGCAAAATATGCCAGGAGGATTGATTCCAGCATTATTGGCTAATAGCGATCAGCCTTTTAGTGTAGAAGGAAAAGATGGTTTGATTTATTTAAATGATCGTCCAGTCAATGCTGAGACTCCACCACAATTTTTAGATAGTCCATTTACAGAGCCAAAATATTTCTTCATCCGTAACAATGGAAATCCCCCAGAGCTTAAAGATATTGATCCTAAAACTTGGAAGCTTGAAATCAGTGGAGAATCTTGCCAAAAGCCTCAAAGTTTCAGTATTGAGGATCTTAAGAAAAAATTCAAAACTTATACTTATGCTTTAGTGATTGAATGTGGAGGAAATAGCCGTGCAGAGGTTGTTCCAGCAACAAAAGGAAATCAATGGCAATTAGGGGCAGTGGGATGTGGAAGATGGACAGGTGTAAGGCTGAGAGATGTTCTTGAATATTGTGGAATCAAGAAAGATGCGCAATATATTGGTTTTTATGGAGCAGATAAACGACTTGATGGAGATGAAAGCAAAGAAGTTATTTCTCGCGGTGTTCCAATGAAGAAGGCTTTGGAAGATGAAACTTTGATTGCTTGGTCTTATGAGGGGCAAGACATTCCTTATATGAATGGATATCCATTGAGACTTGTCATTGGAGGATGGCCAGCTTCGGTATCTGGAAAATGGCTTAAAAAAATTGTTGTGAGAAATAAAGTTCATGATGGTGTCAAAATGAATGGTCAATCTTATCGTATTCCTTGCAAGCCTGTTGCTCCAGGTGAAAAAGTGCCCGATGAAGATATGTGTATTATGGAATCAATGGTTGTTAAGTCAATTATTACCCATCCAATTTCTGGAATTAAGACTCCATTGAATAAGCAACTTGATCTTAGAGGAAAGGCTTGGGCTGGAGATAGAAGCGTAAAAGAAATGTATGTCAGTATTGATTTTGGGGCAACTTGGCAAAAAGCAAAGCTCAAAAAACCTCTTAATCGTCTTGCATGGCAAGAGTGGAGTGCAAGTGTGAAATTCCCACAAGAGGGATATTATGAGGTATGGGCGAGAGCTGTTGATGATGCAGGAAAATCTCAACCTATGGTTCTCCCACAATGGAATCCAAGAGGTTATCTTAACAATGCCTGCCATAGAATCGCTGTGCGTGTTATCTAA
- the pyrG gene encoding glutamine hydrolyzing CTP synthase, protein MNRQTRYIFVTGGVLSSLGKGITSSSIATLLKHSGFEVSILKIDPYINLDPGTMSPLEHGEVFVTQDGAETDLDIGHYERFLNKSLEKKNNFTTGQVYQSVIEKERKGEYLGKTVQIVPHIVDEIKQRIRNVGEGNDFLVVELGGTVGDMEGMPYLEAIREMKHELGNEYMLSIHVTLVPYIKTAEELKTKPTQHSVQELRRIGIQPQIIVARSEKPLTQDLKRKIALSCDVADDSVIVAQDAQSIYQVPLNFLKEDILTPIARNFSLPPFKPNMQEWDLLVQRIIAPQKNVTIGFVGKYLSLKESYKSLTEALIHAGANLDTKVQIEWIDSESLDQSNLSILENLDGILIPGGFGERGVEGKIKAIQYARENQIPFLGICLGMQLSIIEFARNVLGIQNATSSEFDPHSSSALIYMIEDFIDQEGCKQIRTHTSPLGGTMRLGEYDCKLKQDSKLKQAYKNLEVAKERHRHRYEANPQYRTDLEKAGMIISGESDGLIEAIELKDHPWFVAVQFHPEFTSRLQNPNPIILEFVHQALKHKC, encoded by the coding sequence ATGAATCGACAAACACGATATATCTTCGTCACAGGTGGTGTATTAAGCTCTCTTGGAAAAGGGATCACTTCCTCATCTATTGCTACACTTCTTAAGCATTCTGGCTTTGAGGTTTCAATTCTTAAAATTGATCCTTACATCAATCTTGATCCTGGGACAATGAGTCCGCTAGAGCATGGTGAGGTTTTTGTCACTCAAGATGGTGCTGAAACAGATTTAGATATTGGACATTATGAGCGTTTTCTTAACAAAAGCTTAGAGAAGAAAAATAATTTCACAACAGGGCAGGTTTATCAATCCGTCATCGAAAAAGAAAGAAAAGGAGAATATTTAGGAAAAACTGTCCAAATTGTTCCTCACATTGTCGATGAAATCAAACAGCGTATTCGCAATGTAGGAGAGGGGAATGATTTTTTGGTTGTGGAGCTTGGTGGGACAGTAGGAGATATGGAGGGAATGCCCTATCTTGAAGCAATCAGAGAAATGAAACATGAGCTTGGCAATGAGTATATGCTAAGCATCCATGTTACACTTGTTCCTTATATCAAAACAGCAGAAGAGCTCAAAACAAAGCCAACACAACACTCCGTCCAAGAATTGCGACGCATTGGAATTCAACCCCAAATCATTGTTGCACGTAGCGAAAAACCCCTCACTCAAGATCTAAAAAGAAAAATTGCTCTAAGTTGCGATGTGGCTGATGATAGTGTGATTGTCGCACAAGATGCACAAAGCATCTATCAAGTCCCACTCAACTTTCTTAAAGAAGACATCCTCACTCCCATTGCACGCAATTTTTCCCTTCCTCCATTTAAGCCCAATATGCAAGAATGGGATTTGCTCGTCCAAAGAATCATTGCTCCACAAAAAAATGTCACAATTGGATTTGTTGGAAAATATTTAAGTCTAAAAGAATCCTACAAATCCCTTACTGAAGCTCTTATCCATGCTGGAGCAAATCTTGATACAAAAGTGCAAATTGAATGGATTGATAGCGAAAGCCTTGATCAATCCAATCTCTCTATCCTTGAGAATCTAGATGGGATCTTAATCCCTGGAGGGTTTGGAGAAAGAGGAGTAGAAGGAAAAATCAAAGCAATACAATATGCTAGAGAGAATCAAATCCCATTTTTGGGAATCTGCCTAGGAATGCAACTCTCCATCATTGAATTTGCCCGAAATGTTTTAGGAATCCAAAATGCCACCTCAAGTGAGTTTGATCCACACTCTTCCTCAGCATTGATTTATATGATTGAAGATTTTATTGATCAAGAAGGATGCAAGCAAATTCGCACTCACACTTCTCCACTTGGCGGAACAATGCGACTTGGAGAATATGATTGTAAGCTCAAACAAGATTCAAAACTCAAACAAGCATACAAAAACCTTGAAGTTGCCAAAGAGCGTCATCGCCATCGCTATGAAGCCAATCCTCAATATCGCACAGATTTAGAAAAAGCTGGAATGATTATCAGTGGAGAAAGCGATGGGTTGATTGAGGCAATTGAGCTCAAAGATCATCCATGGTTTGTCGCTGTGCAATTTCACCCAGAATTTACCTCAAGATTACAAAATCCCAATCCAATTATCCTAGAATTTGTCCATCAAGCCCTAAAACATAAATGCTGA
- a CDS encoding 16S rRNA (uracil(1498)-N(3))-methyltransferase, whose translation MQFIYHQQAGDAQLIIKDETYQHLYKSRRTKQAQLLYFRNLQDDMLYQYRQIHIDRKSATLSLETKTHSPNKPKSPSHLILGIIDSRNLQKALPFLNELGVGKLTLFYADYSQKNEKIDLQKLEKILINSSQQCGRSDFVKIECLTNLEHVLSTYENLAIFDFGGEKIKSSLDVPIIIGPEGGFSPSEREKLQNFPTFSTKENLILKSESACIYIASLMQVF comes from the coding sequence ATGCAGTTCATTTATCACCAACAAGCAGGAGATGCACAACTTATCATCAAAGATGAAACCTATCAGCATCTTTATAAGTCTAGACGCACCAAACAAGCTCAACTTCTTTATTTTCGGAATCTTCAAGATGACATGCTCTACCAATATAGACAAATTCATATTGATCGAAAAAGTGCAACACTTTCTCTTGAAACAAAAACTCATTCTCCAAATAAACCAAAATCCCCCTCACATCTTATTCTTGGAATCATTGATTCAAGAAACCTCCAAAAAGCCCTACCCTTTCTCAATGAGCTTGGAGTAGGTAAACTCACATTGTTTTATGCAGATTATTCACAAAAAAATGAAAAAATAGATCTTCAAAAACTTGAAAAAATCCTAATCAACTCCTCGCAACAATGCGGGAGAAGTGATTTTGTCAAGATTGAATGTCTGACAAATCTTGAACATGTTTTATCAACCTATGAAAATCTTGCCATTTTTGACTTTGGAGGAGAAAAAATAAAATCTTCTCTTGATGTTCCTATCATTATCGGTCCAGAAGGTGGCTTTAGCCCAAGCGAAAGAGAAAAACTGCAAAACTTCCCTACTTTTTCAACAAAAGAAAACTTGATCTTGAAATCTGAAAGTGCATGCATATACATCGCAAGCTTAATGCAGGTATTCTAA
- a CDS encoding pseudouridine synthase family protein gives MPFITQTYQIHQTQKAFLWLMQTLQCTQKEAQKILDKGRLRQNQIPIHKSQDIIGEVQLTHFFPTPLKIPKILQTPHFVIYDKPHKLLTHPKGTHNHPSLCDALKFDFGPSANPAHRLDYETAGLLLCSIDKHYEASLKLLFEHNQIQKTYLARVRGKITHQQLISVPILTPLKGEKSQNLSIRSKISPHGKDSQTLIIPIQYDSDNNTTLLRIKPLTGRTHQIRLHLSFIGHPILGDPLYGCQDQYAQMYLEKELSDMQREEFFGSSFLHLWAYSLEFNFLGEKYCPFSLQIQA, from the coding sequence ATGCCCTTCATCACACAAACCTATCAAATCCATCAAACTCAAAAGGCTTTTTTATGGCTAATGCAAACATTGCAATGCACCCAAAAAGAGGCTCAAAAAATTCTTGATAAGGGTCGATTAAGACAAAATCAAATCCCTATTCACAAATCTCAAGACATCATAGGAGAAGTTCAGCTCACGCATTTCTTTCCCACTCCTCTTAAAATCCCAAAGATATTACAAACACCCCACTTTGTTATTTATGACAAACCACACAAACTCCTCACACACCCCAAGGGAACACATAATCACCCCAGTTTATGTGATGCACTCAAATTTGACTTTGGTCCTTCTGCAAACCCTGCTCATCGTCTAGATTATGAAACAGCGGGACTGCTTTTATGTTCGATTGATAAACACTATGAAGCTTCACTCAAACTACTTTTTGAACACAATCAGATTCAAAAAACCTATCTTGCAAGAGTGAGAGGGAAAATCACACATCAGCAATTAATCTCTGTCCCTATTCTCACTCCACTCAAAGGGGAAAAGTCTCAAAATCTTTCCATTCGTTCAAAAATTTCTCCCCACGGAAAAGATTCTCAAACCCTCATCATTCCTATCCAATACGATTCTGATAACAACACAACACTTTTGCGCATCAAGCCCCTTACTGGACGCACGCACCAAATCCGCTTGCACCTTTCTTTTATTGGCCACCCTATTCTTGGAGATCCCCTCTATGGGTGTCAAGATCAATATGCGCAAATGTATCTAGAAAAAGAGTTGAGTGATATGCAAAGAGAAGAATTTTTTGGATCATCTTTTTTACATCTCTGGGCTTATTCCCTAGAATTTAATTTCTTGGGAGAGAAGTATTGCCCCTTCTCTCTTCAGATTCAAGCGTGA
- a CDS encoding beta-1,4-N-acetylgalactosamyltransferase, whose protein sequence is MKKIYAYLKRKFGPNFVGIPLNQAVLQDPNHLQSPLNPWAFIRVKDEFLTLQKSLDSILGAIKRGVIVYHECMDDSEQIILNFCTKNPDFICVRYPYAVLQNVHTDKEREAQDRHKMYEYYNFALNLIPKNQWLIKIDADQIYDAQKLKESFSLVQYQNDVVFYCRINLHLEGKRLLLIKNSPISDVDDHWLIFNQDLSFVDHIHSIENQNGNKIFHTWEFLSIGFSFRAIQAPLVTWHFPQMKARRNIDQTSLIPFSQYRSVIPQEFISKRIPLDMLEEKRILSYWFGEEGGRDLIPAHNF, encoded by the coding sequence TTGAAAAAAATTTATGCATATTTAAAAAGAAAATTTGGTCCTAATTTTGTAGGAATTCCTCTTAATCAAGCAGTATTGCAAGATCCAAATCATCTTCAGAGTCCTCTAAATCCTTGGGCATTTATTCGTGTTAAAGATGAGTTTTTGACTCTTCAGAAAAGTTTAGATTCTATTTTGGGTGCAATCAAAAGAGGGGTAATTGTGTATCATGAGTGTATGGATGACAGCGAGCAGATTATTTTGAATTTTTGTACAAAAAATCCTGATTTTATTTGCGTTCGCTATCCTTATGCAGTGCTTCAAAATGTTCATACAGATAAGGAAAGGGAAGCACAAGATAGGCATAAAATGTATGAATACTATAACTTCGCTTTAAATCTTATTCCAAAAAATCAGTGGCTTATTAAGATTGATGCAGATCAAATTTATGATGCCCAAAAACTAAAAGAGAGTTTTTCTCTTGTCCAATATCAAAATGATGTTGTGTTTTATTGCCGAATAAATCTTCATTTGGAGGGAAAAAGGCTTTTGCTTATAAAGAACTCACCTATTAGCGATGTTGATGATCACTGGCTGATTTTCAATCAAGATTTGAGCTTTGTAGATCATATTCATAGCATTGAAAATCAAAATGGAAACAAGATCTTTCACACTTGGGAATTTTTATCTATTGGTTTTTCTTTTCGTGCGATTCAAGCGCCTTTGGTAACTTGGCATTTTCCTCAAATGAAAGCAAGGAGAAATATAGATCAGACTTCTTTGATTCCATTTTCTCAATACAGAAGTGTTATTCCTCAAGAATTTATTTCCAAACGCATCCCTCTAGATATGCTAGAAGAGAAAAGAATTCTTTCTTATTGGTTTGGAGAGGAGGGTGGCAGGGATTTGATTCCTGCGCATAATTTTTAG
- the recJ gene encoding single-stranded-DNA-specific exonuclease RecJ, translating into MLTLETIKAKLAKRFEGDTISSLCHIPHPFELQNTQEGASLVFQAMQRKQHILIVGDYDADGILSTAIMVHFFRLIAYPHFSYVIPNRFSDGYGISIAILERFPQADLIITVDNGITAIEVAQFCKEKGKTLIITDHHTPKDILPQALIINPKVSGFVQEDICGALVAWYFCAAIKVCAQLELNLTPLLELVGIACVSDMMPLKNLNRTILKKSLSLLKNPSFAFSIFLSKHYAEIDEECIAFYIAPLLNASGRMAQADIALSFILSQTQEEALSHFQTLKALNAERKKIQEDTLIQVKNHLVISSHCVLACGEDWHDGILGILAGKLVQDYQKTAFVLTSKDGIYQGSGRAFGNTHLIKSLESLNIPIEFGGHKGAIGIKIGPNDIQTFLQNFKAIIEEDQEEERIFGELPPHLLTNDLLSLLKSFAPYGEGNPKPLFTLSPLPILSKKLIGKEKNHTLLTLQSPTSKPIKAIAFFCTEFESNCDPLTFYITQDSFSSSPMLVVQT; encoded by the coding sequence ATGCTGACTTTAGAGACAATCAAAGCTAAACTTGCAAAACGCTTTGAGGGAGATACAATCTCCTCACTTTGCCACATCCCTCACCCCTTTGAACTTCAAAACACCCAAGAAGGGGCATCTTTGGTCTTTCAAGCAATGCAACGCAAACAACACATTCTTATCGTCGGAGATTATGATGCAGATGGAATTCTCTCTACTGCAATTATGGTGCATTTTTTTAGATTGATTGCATATCCTCATTTTTCCTATGTGATACCCAATCGCTTCAGTGATGGATATGGAATCTCTATTGCTATTTTGGAGCGCTTTCCGCAGGCTGATTTGATCATTACGGTAGATAATGGAATCACAGCCATTGAAGTAGCCCAATTTTGCAAAGAAAAAGGGAAAACTCTAATCATTACTGATCATCATACCCCCAAAGATATTCTTCCTCAAGCCCTCATCATCAACCCAAAAGTCAGTGGATTTGTCCAAGAGGATATTTGCGGTGCTTTGGTTGCTTGGTATTTTTGTGCTGCAATCAAAGTCTGTGCACAACTTGAGCTTAACCTCACACCACTTCTAGAGCTCGTAGGGATTGCATGCGTTTCAGATATGATGCCTCTTAAAAATCTCAATAGAACAATCCTTAAAAAATCACTTTCTCTCCTCAAAAATCCAAGTTTTGCATTTTCAATCTTTCTAAGCAAACACTATGCAGAAATCGATGAGGAATGTATTGCATTTTATATTGCCCCACTTTTAAACGCTTCTGGTCGTATGGCTCAAGCAGATATTGCACTCTCTTTTATTCTAAGTCAAACTCAAGAGGAAGCCCTCAGTCATTTTCAAACCCTAAAAGCACTCAATGCAGAGCGTAAAAAAATCCAAGAAGATACACTTATTCAAGTGAAAAATCATCTTGTGATTTCTTCACATTGTGTGCTTGCTTGCGGAGAGGATTGGCATGATGGGATTTTGGGAATCTTGGCTGGAAAACTTGTGCAAGACTATCAAAAAACCGCATTTGTTCTGACCTCCAAAGATGGAATCTATCAAGGGAGTGGTCGTGCATTTGGCAATACTCATCTAATTAAAAGCCTAGAATCTCTAAATATCCCTATTGAATTTGGGGGACATAAGGGTGCAATAGGTATCAAAATTGGCCCAAATGATATACAAACTTTTCTACAAAATTTCAAAGCCATTATTGAAGAAGATCAAGAAGAAGAACGCATCTTTGGAGAGCTCCCTCCCCATCTCCTCACAAACGATCTTCTCTCTCTTCTCAAATCATTTGCCCCCTATGGGGAAGGGAATCCAAAACCTCTTTTTACCCTTTCTCCTCTTCCTATACTCTCAAAAAAGCTCATTGGAAAAGAAAAAAATCACACACTTCTCACCCTACAATCCCCAACATCAAAACCCATCAAGGCTATTGCCTTTTTTTGCACAGAATTTGAAAGTAATTGTGATCCACTGACTTTTTATATCACTCAAGATTCTTTTAGCTCCTCCCCTATGCTTGTGGTTCAGACCTGA
- a CDS encoding cytochrome C produces the protein MKKVVLAFVACLSLWGTEIDKETGLKVAKGLEEVKANCTVCHSANFIIQSKLNRDEWLTTIRWMQDTQGLWEFDPQTEDIILTYLSTQYPQSNTSRRRPQLDKSLLPPK, from the coding sequence ATGAAAAAAGTAGTTTTGGCTTTTGTGGCTTGTCTTTCTCTTTGGGGGACAGAGATTGACAAAGAAACAGGATTAAAGGTGGCAAAAGGATTGGAAGAAGTAAAAGCAAACTGCACAGTATGTCATTCTGCAAATTTTATTATTCAATCTAAGCTTAATCGCGATGAGTGGTTGACAACGATTCGGTGGATGCAAGATACCCAAGGACTTTGGGAATTTGATCCTCAAACTGAAGATATTATTTTGACTTATTTGTCAACTCAATATCCGCAATCAAACACTTCAAGAAGACGCCCTCAGCTTGATAAAAGCTTGCTTCCTCCAAAATAA
- a CDS encoding OPT family oligopeptide transporter, which yields MQTKVMREITFRGLLLGVLITLIFTTANLYLGLKVGLTFASSIPAAVLSMAFFKLLGKNSILENNIVQTQVSAAGTLSAVVFIIPSLFLVGYWSGFDFWQTFLVCAGGGILGVLFTIPFRIELVEKNKLPYPEGRAAAEVLKLGENKESGMKEMLLGASLSSFSILLSQGFRLTSDGFGYFFNIGKAIFQIPVGFSLALVGAGWLVGLNVGSAILLGIFLAWGVLVPLLGSQSNEMLTNAQLLLNSSALPTTLEELGTQIWRDQVRFIGVGVIGISAIWTLLTMLKPTFTGLKNSFSIQAHAPQDLPLKWMAIIFLSTTLILIGVFYQFVFSTSFSPIVGWSLALTMCLSSILIGFLMSATCGYMAGLVGSSSSPISGIGIIGVILLSLIVLGVAKVFSLEVFGDNAKFFIALALFSTSTVIAISTIANDNLQDLKTGQLVGATPWKQEFILMIGCIVGASVIGPVMNLLYEAYGFVGHLPREGMSESNALSAPQALLMSSIAEGIFKSTLDWLHIALGAILGIFLITINFLLQKRKFSLPPLAIGMGIYLPPIVTIPIFFGALLAHFMQKNIPQDKQQTFKRRGILLSSGLIVGESLMGMVLAGAIVISIGNGGDGNLFDFNFLTQGMTEILGFAFFVFALFFIYRTLKHFKQ from the coding sequence ATGCAAACAAAAGTAATGCGTGAAATTACTTTTCGCGGTCTTTTATTAGGAGTTCTTATTACACTTATTTTTACAACAGCCAATCTTTACTTGGGTTTAAAAGTTGGTTTGACTTTTGCCTCATCAATTCCTGCTGCGGTTCTTTCAATGGCATTTTTTAAACTTTTAGGAAAAAATAGCATTCTAGAAAACAATATCGTTCAAACTCAAGTTTCGGCCGCTGGAACTCTTTCGGCAGTTGTTTTTATTATCCCCTCTTTATTTCTTGTGGGTTATTGGAGCGGATTTGACTTTTGGCAAACCTTTCTTGTTTGCGCAGGAGGTGGAATCTTGGGTGTTTTATTTACAATTCCCTTTAGAATCGAACTTGTTGAAAAAAATAAACTTCCCTATCCCGAAGGAAGGGCCGCTGCAGAAGTCCTTAAACTTGGAGAAAATAAAGAAAGTGGAATGAAAGAAATGCTTCTTGGGGCTTCTCTCTCTTCGTTTTCTATCTTACTTTCTCAAGGATTTCGCCTTACATCTGATGGGTTTGGATATTTTTTCAATATTGGCAAGGCAATCTTTCAAATTCCCGTAGGTTTTTCTCTAGCTCTTGTTGGGGCCGGATGGCTTGTAGGTTTAAATGTAGGGAGTGCCATTTTGCTAGGAATTTTTTTAGCTTGGGGGGTCTTAGTCCCTCTACTTGGCTCTCAAAGCAATGAAATGCTCACAAATGCTCAACTCCTTTTAAACTCTTCTGCTCTCCCTACCACACTTGAAGAGCTTGGCACTCAAATTTGGAGAGATCAAGTGCGCTTTATCGGAGTGGGTGTAATTGGAATCTCAGCCATCTGGACACTTCTAACAATGCTTAAACCCACTTTTACTGGACTTAAAAACTCATTTTCTATCCAAGCTCATGCCCCGCAAGATCTTCCCTTGAAATGGATGGCTATAATCTTTTTATCCACTACCCTTATTCTTATTGGTGTTTTTTACCAGTTTGTTTTCTCAACTTCTTTTTCTCCTATAGTGGGTTGGAGTTTAGCACTTACAATGTGTTTAAGTTCGATTCTAATCGGCTTCTTAATGTCTGCTACTTGTGGCTATATGGCTGGCTTGGTTGGATCTTCATCAAGTCCAATTTCTGGAATTGGAATCATTGGCGTCATCCTGCTCTCTTTGATTGTTTTGGGAGTTGCAAAAGTCTTTTCTCTTGAGGTTTTTGGAGACAACGCTAAATTTTTTATCGCTCTTGCACTTTTTTCGACCTCAACAGTCATCGCAATCTCTACAATTGCCAATGACAATCTTCAAGATCTCAAAACAGGTCAGCTTGTGGGGGCCACGCCTTGGAAGCAAGAATTTATCCTTATGATTGGGTGCATTGTAGGGGCATCAGTAATTGGTCCTGTTATGAATCTCTTGTATGAAGCTTATGGTTTTGTGGGACATCTTCCTAGAGAAGGAATGAGCGAATCTAATGCTCTCAGCGCCCCTCAAGCACTCCTTATGAGCTCTATTGCTGAGGGAATCTTCAAAAGCACGCTTGATTGGCTTCATATTGCACTAGGAGCTATCTTGGGAATATTTCTCATTACAATAAATTTTCTACTTCAAAAAAGAAAATTTTCACTTCCTCCTCTTGCAATTGGAATGGGAATCTATCTTCCACCCATTGTCACCATTCCTATATTTTTTGGGGCTCTATTGGCTCATTTTATGCAAAAAAATATCCCTCAAGACAAACAACAAACCTTTAAACGCAGAGGGATTCTCCTCTCTTCTGGTCTTATTGTAGGAGAAAGCCTTATGGGGATGGTTTTGGCAGGAGCCATTGTGATTTCTATTGGGAATGGTGGAGATGGAAACTTATTTGATTTCAATTTTCTCACTCAAGGAATGACAGAAATCTTAGGATTTGCTTTCTTTGTTTTTGCCCTATTTTTTATATATAGAACCCTCAAACATTTCAAACAATAA